One genomic window of Borreliella garinii includes the following:
- a CDS encoding 16S rRNA (uracil(1498)-N(3))-methyltransferase → MNLMLITFNEFKTGISLNDTRAEHLVKILKLKDNDKFKFGILGEKNIYHCIYKKDKKLFFKKIFKIGESNKLKKLNVLIGMIRPIVARRIIKELASIGIYEIIFFNTELTEKSYLNSKIFKNNDYEKHLIAGAMQGGVTYLPKIKIMKNLKESLKYIKQENFEIKILLEKDSKKKLIDIEQVNNATIIVGPERGFTEKEKQLITQYNFSSCNISSNILRTETAIIAASIITASKLINV, encoded by the coding sequence ATGAATCTAATGTTAATAACTTTTAATGAATTTAAAACAGGAATTTCACTAAATGACACCAGAGCAGAACATCTTGTTAAAATCTTAAAATTAAAAGATAACGACAAATTCAAATTTGGCATTCTTGGAGAAAAAAACATTTACCATTGCATTTACAAAAAAGATAAAAAACTATTTTTCAAGAAAATCTTTAAAATAGGAGAATCTAATAAACTCAAAAAATTAAATGTACTAATTGGAATGATAAGACCAATTGTTGCCAGAAGAATCATAAAAGAACTTGCTAGTATTGGAATATACGAAATAATTTTTTTTAACACCGAGCTTACTGAAAAATCATATTTAAATTCTAAAATATTTAAAAATAATGATTACGAAAAACATTTAATAGCCGGAGCAATGCAAGGGGGAGTGACATATTTGCCAAAAATAAAAATTATGAAAAATTTAAAGGAAAGCCTTAAATATATTAAACAAGAAAATTTTGAAATAAAAATATTGCTTGAAAAAGATAGTAAAAAAAAATTAATTGACATAGAGCAAGTAAACAATGCAACCATTATTGTGGGACCCGAGAGAGGGTTTACAGAAAAAGAGAAACAATTAATAACGCAATATAATTTTTCCTCTTGCAACATATCATCAAACATCCTAAGAACAGAAACAGCCATAATTGCTGCATCTATTATTACTGCATCAAAACTAATTAATGTGTGA
- the tpiA gene encoding triose-phosphate isomerase — protein MRKTFLAGNWKMHYTSTEASIVAKKIATEVKALKDDCVIMITPPFTALSKVSECIKGSNVLLGAQNMSYMESGARTSEISPSMLLEFGVEYVILGHSECRLYLGETDEIINKKILTGLKHPFKYLILCVGETLNERDSGKTLDVVLNQVKKGLDGVSESDIKRIILAYEPVWAIGTGKTATKEEAEEVHKAIRLEIMKLYSKSVSDNVIIQYGGSVNSSNVKELMNEPNIDGALIGGASLKAESFLSIINNVL, from the coding sequence GTGAGAAAAACGTTTTTAGCGGGAAATTGGAAAATGCATTATACAAGCACAGAAGCTTCTATTGTTGCAAAAAAAATCGCAACTGAAGTTAAAGCTTTAAAGGATGATTGTGTAATAATGATAACTCCCCCATTTACGGCTTTGTCTAAGGTTTCAGAATGTATTAAGGGTAGCAATGTTCTTCTTGGTGCTCAAAATATGTCTTATATGGAAAGTGGAGCAAGGACTAGTGAAATTTCACCTTCAATGCTTTTAGAATTTGGAGTAGAGTATGTTATACTTGGTCATTCTGAATGTAGATTGTATTTGGGAGAAACAGATGAAATAATAAATAAAAAAATTCTTACGGGGCTTAAGCATCCTTTTAAGTACTTAATTCTTTGCGTTGGAGAAACTCTTAATGAGAGAGATTCTGGAAAAACTTTAGATGTTGTTTTAAATCAGGTTAAAAAAGGGTTAGATGGTGTTTCTGAATCAGATATTAAAAGAATAATTTTAGCTTATGAACCTGTTTGGGCAATTGGAACGGGCAAAACTGCAACTAAAGAGGAAGCAGAAGAAGTTCATAAGGCAATTAGGCTTGAGATTATGAAGCTTTATTCAAAGTCGGTTTCGGATAATGTTATAATTCAGTATGGAGGCTCTGTTAATTCAAGCAATGTAAAAGAGCTTATGAATGAGCCCAATATTGATGGTGCTTTAATAGGCGGAGCATCTTTGAAGGCCGAATCTTTTTTATCTATAATTAATAACGTTCTTTAG
- the gap gene encoding type I glyceraldehyde-3-phosphate dehydrogenase — MKLAINGFGRIGRNVFKIAFERGIDVVAINDLTDPKTLAHLLKYDSTFGVYNKKVESRDGAIVVDGREIKIIAERDPKNLPWAKLGIDVVIESTGVFSSATGDRGGYLDHVNHAGAKKVILTVPAKDEIKTIVLGVNDQDINSDLKAVSNASCTTNCLAPLAKVLHESFGIEHGLMTTVHAYTNDQRILDLPHSDLRRARAAALSIIPTSTGAAKAVGLVLPELKGKLNGTSMRVPVPTGSIVDLTVQLKKKDVTKEEINLALKKASETPELKGILGYTEDPIVSSDIKGNSHSSIVDGLETMVLENGFAKVLSWYDNEFGYSTRVVDLAQKLVK, encoded by the coding sequence ATGAAATTGGCTATTAATGGTTTTGGTCGTATTGGTAGAAATGTTTTTAAGATTGCTTTTGAAAGAGGAATTGATGTTGTGGCAATAAATGATTTAACAGATCCTAAAACCCTTGCACATCTTTTAAAGTATGATTCGACTTTTGGAGTATATAATAAAAAAGTTGAGTCAAGAGATGGCGCTATTGTTGTGGATGGAAGAGAAATAAAAATTATTGCAGAGAGAGATCCAAAAAATCTTCCTTGGGCAAAGCTTGGAATCGATGTTGTAATTGAATCAACAGGTGTTTTTTCATCAGCAACTGGTGATAGGGGGGGATATCTTGATCATGTTAATCATGCTGGGGCTAAGAAAGTTATTTTAACAGTTCCTGCTAAGGACGAGATTAAAACAATAGTTCTTGGTGTAAATGATCAGGATATTAATTCTGATTTAAAGGCTGTATCAAATGCTTCATGCACAACTAATTGTTTGGCTCCTCTTGCAAAAGTACTTCATGAATCATTTGGAATTGAACATGGACTTATGACAACTGTTCATGCTTATACTAATGATCAAAGAATTTTGGATCTTCCCCATTCTGATCTTAGACGAGCAAGGGCTGCTGCACTTTCTATTATTCCAACTTCAACTGGTGCTGCAAAAGCAGTTGGACTTGTTTTGCCTGAACTTAAGGGAAAGTTGAATGGGACTTCAATGAGGGTGCCTGTGCCAACAGGTTCAATTGTTGATCTTACGGTTCAGCTCAAGAAAAAAGATGTTACCAAAGAAGAGATTAATCTTGCTCTCAAGAAGGCATCAGAAACGCCTGAGCTTAAAGGTATTTTAGGGTATACAGAAGATCCAATTGTATCTTCAGATATAAAGGGAAATTCTCACTCTTCTATTGTTGATGGTCTTGAGACAATGGTTCTTGAAAATGGGTTTGCAAAGGTGTTGTCATGGTATGACAATGAATTTGGATATTCTACAAGAGTGGTTGATCTTGCTCAAAAATTGGTGAAATAA
- a CDS encoding hemolysin family protein has product MLGFFNFKNKKKKKGSPKNDLEDKSNIETSLIKNFNALKETIVKEIMVPRIGVIFVDYAKSKDELLKVVTSSSHSRFPVYHATIDNIVGIIHTRDVLLHMCKKDFYEIDLKDIMRKVMFVPESKKTDSLLKEFQENHVHIAIVVDEYGGVSGLVTLEDILEEIVGDIQDEFDNELDEIVRLDDGSYLCDARILIEDLNEKLNLNLPNGDFDTLGGFVYDLFGRIPLKNEKVEYNNLVFSIKNMHQRNIKVIKISEKEGL; this is encoded by the coding sequence ATGTTGGGATTTTTTAATTTTAAAAACAAAAAGAAGAAAAAAGGAAGCCCAAAAAATGATCTTGAAGATAAGTCGAATATTGAAACTTCTTTGATAAAAAATTTTAATGCTCTTAAAGAGACTATTGTAAAAGAGATTATGGTTCCTAGGATAGGGGTTATATTTGTTGATTATGCTAAGAGTAAGGACGAGCTTTTAAAGGTTGTGACATCTAGCAGTCATTCGAGATTTCCTGTTTATCATGCTACTATTGACAATATTGTTGGGATAATTCATACAAGAGATGTACTATTGCATATGTGTAAAAAAGATTTCTATGAAATAGATTTAAAAGATATTATGCGAAAGGTTATGTTTGTCCCTGAAAGCAAAAAAACAGACTCTCTTTTAAAAGAATTTCAAGAAAATCACGTTCATATTGCAATTGTAGTTGATGAGTATGGTGGTGTTTCAGGGCTTGTAACTCTTGAAGATATTCTAGAAGAGATAGTGGGCGACATTCAGGATGAATTTGACAATGAGCTTGATGAAATAGTTCGTCTTGATGATGGATCTTATCTTTGTGATGCGAGAATTTTGATAGAGGATTTAAATGAGAAGCTTAATTTAAATTTACCAAATGGAGACTTTGATACTCTTGGCGGTTTCGTTTATGATCTTTTTGGGAGGATTCCTTTGAAAAATGAAAAGGTTGAATACAATAATTTAGTTTTTTCGATTAAAAACATGCATCAAAGAAATATTAAGGTGATAAAGATTTCCGAGAAGGAAGGCTTATGA
- a CDS encoding tetratricopeptide repeat protein, producing MNFNRFLMLFLFNFSVLLGSDTTALGHYQKAHEYYLSKRYYDAIDELVEAIKINPNYYEAYKFIASIYYSLKIYTQAQFFIEKAYKMSNEDIEYKILYANILLKNNKIDQAKKIYSEVLVKQRNNIDALVGLASIFEQNGLFIAAANYYLSILDYSQNNYSAFEHLIDIYQRLGMHDKIRHLINKVRVNFLSFPDFHKRVAEFYISINNLGLAEKYALNYLALIESSYKDFGVVGAYRLLALVYLHEFKYEDAIESLQKAILVNKDSDELYYLLGYSYLKFGDIEKAILNLERAKNLKKDLEFYNIALEESFFASNFRNFLKNNSNAKISKHYENEGFKAFKSLDLNKALFNAKNAIDIWPDNDSARFLLSKIYKLMNLDIMAYEQLFYLVKQRNSTDSRILDFYDVVSFDVRKSLFYKYGYKSIADFNKLYDDRMVYRMAIFTQSENKFFGANDLILRYAERVLERNLNIEIVNYNFDYNKNRDYLINNFSEGFSYSRNNNLDLFLIFDFKADILKNTATFLVNVFSGKTGIKVGSFSYDVGGVNYLSNALNSFSKDFHDYLPKKGKILQIKNDDALVNLGQVNGVLKGDIFLILKEGALNGETRDSNFIVYKRSDILGEILIEDTSDYISRGTIKSSTFLKDYIQEGATVLVKR from the coding sequence ATGAATTTTAATCGATTTTTAATGTTATTCCTTTTTAACTTTAGTGTTCTATTGGGCAGTGACACCACAGCATTAGGACATTATCAAAAGGCTCATGAATATTATTTGTCTAAAAGGTATTATGATGCTATTGATGAGCTTGTTGAGGCTATAAAAATTAATCCCAATTATTATGAAGCTTATAAATTTATTGCATCAATTTATTATTCTCTTAAGATATATACTCAAGCACAATTTTTTATAGAAAAAGCTTATAAAATGTCTAACGAAGACATTGAGTATAAAATTCTTTATGCAAATATATTATTAAAAAATAATAAAATTGATCAAGCAAAAAAAATCTATTCTGAGGTTTTAGTTAAACAGAGAAATAATATTGATGCTTTAGTTGGCCTTGCTTCGATTTTTGAACAAAATGGCTTATTCATAGCTGCCGCTAATTATTATTTATCTATTCTTGATTATAGTCAAAATAATTATAGTGCGTTTGAACATCTTATTGATATTTATCAAAGACTAGGAATGCATGACAAGATTAGACATTTGATAAATAAAGTCAGAGTAAATTTTTTATCTTTTCCAGATTTTCATAAAAGAGTAGCTGAATTTTATATTAGCATTAATAATTTAGGGCTTGCCGAAAAGTATGCTTTAAATTATTTAGCTTTAATTGAAAGTTCTTATAAAGATTTTGGAGTTGTTGGTGCATATCGATTACTTGCGCTTGTTTATCTTCATGAATTTAAATATGAGGATGCAATAGAATCATTGCAGAAAGCTATTTTGGTTAATAAAGACTCTGATGAACTTTATTATTTATTGGGATATTCTTACTTAAAATTTGGGGATATTGAAAAGGCTATTTTAAATTTAGAACGAGCTAAAAATCTTAAAAAAGATTTAGAATTTTATAATATTGCTCTTGAGGAGAGTTTTTTTGCGTCGAATTTTAGAAATTTTTTGAAAAACAATTCCAATGCTAAAATTTCTAAGCATTATGAAAATGAAGGATTTAAAGCTTTTAAATCTTTGGATTTAAACAAAGCATTGTTTAATGCAAAAAATGCTATTGATATCTGGCCTGATAATGACAGCGCCAGGTTTTTGCTTTCAAAAATTTACAAGCTTATGAATTTAGATATTATGGCTTATGAGCAGCTTTTTTATTTAGTTAAACAGAGAAATTCTACTGATTCTAGAATTTTGGATTTTTATGATGTTGTGTCTTTTGATGTTAGAAAGTCTTTATTTTATAAATATGGATATAAAAGCATTGCTGATTTTAATAAACTTTACGATGACAGAATGGTTTATAGAATGGCTATTTTTACTCAAAGTGAAAATAAATTTTTTGGGGCAAACGATTTAATATTAAGATACGCTGAAAGGGTGCTTGAGCGTAATTTGAATATAGAAATAGTTAACTATAATTTTGATTACAATAAAAATAGAGACTATTTGATTAATAATTTTTCCGAAGGATTTTCTTATTCAAGAAATAATAATTTGGATTTATTTTTAATTTTTGATTTTAAGGCAGATATTTTGAAAAATACAGCTACTTTTTTAGTTAATGTTTTTTCGGGGAAAACAGGAATTAAGGTTGGTTCTTTTTCTTATGATGTGGGAGGTGTTAATTATTTAAGCAATGCTTTAAATTCCTTTTCTAAAGATTTTCATGATTATTTGCCCAAAAAGGGAAAGATCCTTCAAATTAAAAATGACGATGCTCTTGTTAATCTTGGTCAAGTAAACGGTGTTTTAAAAGGTGATATTTTTTTGATTCTTAAAGAAGGTGCTTTAAATGGTGAAACTAGAGATTCTAATTTTATTGTTTATAAAAGGTCAGATATTTTGGGGGAGATTTTAATTGAGGATACAAGTGATTATATTTCCAGAGGTACTATAAAATCTTCTACCTTTTTAAAGGATTATATTCAAGAGGGAGCCACTGTGCTTGTAAAAAGATAG
- a CDS encoding queuosine precursor transporter — MFDLSLWIGVLLFTYTTLGILYRFFGKSGLFCFNAIISTISNILILRNVKTFGMSLNLSGITFLSALFSLNLMVEKYNKKEATNSVILGLLLNITFTIMINFMIVFNHNKLDTSDIHFKILFNNFTYILTILIGTYVFFLSQYINILLYDYFKQIKIKSLWIIHPLSRLISGYLANLLVSISITTILKFYPEVRGIELIEGSLIFTLIIIAIDTIFYLFLNSWKKIREV, encoded by the coding sequence ATGTTTGATTTAAGCTTGTGGATAGGAGTTCTTCTCTTTACATATACAACATTAGGTATTCTTTACCGATTTTTCGGAAAATCTGGCCTTTTTTGTTTCAATGCGATTATTTCAACAATATCAAATATTCTAATACTAAGAAATGTAAAAACATTTGGAATGTCCTTAAATTTATCAGGCATTACTTTTTTATCGGCATTATTCTCCCTAAACTTAATGGTAGAAAAATATAATAAAAAAGAAGCAACAAATTCCGTAATATTGGGTCTTTTGTTAAACATAACTTTTACAATTATGATTAATTTTATGATAGTATTCAATCATAACAAATTAGACACCTCAGATATTCATTTTAAAATTTTATTCAACAACTTTACATACATTTTAACAATATTAATTGGAACTTATGTGTTTTTTCTATCGCAATATATAAACATCTTGCTATATGATTACTTTAAACAAATAAAAATAAAATCTTTATGGATCATTCATCCTCTATCAAGGCTAATTTCTGGATATCTAGCTAATTTACTAGTTTCAATATCTATAACTACAATACTTAAATTCTACCCTGAAGTAAGGGGTATCGAACTTATAGAAGGTTCTCTAATTTTTACATTAATAATAATTGCAATCGATACAATTTTTTATCTATTTTTAAATTCTTGGAAAAAAATAAGAGAAGTTTAA
- the ung gene encoding uracil-DNA glycosylase gives MKVKIEESWKEVLNNEFNKEYFKKLVKFIKHEYKTKKGKIFPPPKLIFNAFDSLPFKDIKVVIIGQDPYHGKNQANGLAFSVDSEIKIPPSLQNIFKEIEKSLKIKTLPNGDLKRWAIQGVFLINTILTVEEGKPSSHKAIGWEIFTDEVIKIISKNLKNIVFMLWGNLARSKKKIIDPAKHLILETSHPSPYSANNGFLGSNHFIDALNYLKKHNKNKINFQ, from the coding sequence ATGAAAGTAAAAATTGAAGAATCTTGGAAAGAAGTTTTAAACAATGAATTCAATAAAGAATACTTTAAAAAGCTTGTGAAGTTCATAAAACATGAATATAAAACAAAAAAAGGTAAAATATTTCCTCCTCCAAAACTTATATTCAATGCTTTTGATTCTTTACCATTTAAAGACATAAAGGTGGTAATAATTGGACAAGATCCATATCATGGAAAAAACCAAGCAAATGGACTTGCTTTTTCTGTAGATTCAGAAATCAAAATTCCACCGTCTTTGCAAAACATATTTAAAGAAATAGAAAAAAGTTTAAAAATAAAAACCCTCCCAAACGGAGATTTAAAAAGATGGGCAATTCAAGGTGTATTTTTAATAAATACAATCTTAACGGTCGAAGAAGGCAAACCTTCTTCTCATAAAGCTATTGGGTGGGAAATTTTTACAGATGAAGTAATAAAAATAATCTCTAAAAATTTGAAAAATATTGTATTTATGCTTTGGGGCAATTTAGCAAGGAGCAAAAAAAAGATCATAGACCCAGCAAAGCATCTAATTCTTGAAACAAGCCACCCATCTCCATATTCAGCAAACAATGGATTTTTAGGATCAAATCATTTTATCGATGCTTTAAATTATTTAAAAAAACACAATAAAAATAAAATAAACTTTCAATAA
- the secG gene encoding preprotein translocase subunit SecG, translating into MDLIRFCIFVIFVIVSIFIILLILIQDEQGDGIGGVFGGGSSSIFGAKSSSVAVKVTGFFIAFFFIFVILLSFMNTKRADNSFLDDIKTENKNSSTFWDNENNESDTNINEIKEEDLKEK; encoded by the coding sequence TTGGATTTAATTAGATTTTGTATTTTTGTAATTTTTGTTATTGTTTCAATTTTTATTATCCTTTTAATTCTAATTCAAGATGAACAGGGTGATGGAATAGGCGGTGTTTTTGGGGGCGGTAGTTCTTCTATATTTGGGGCAAAGTCTTCAAGCGTTGCTGTAAAAGTTACTGGATTTTTTATAGCATTCTTTTTTATCTTTGTAATTTTGTTATCTTTTATGAATACTAAAAGAGCAGACAATAGCTTTCTAGATGATATAAAGACGGAAAATAAAAATAGTTCAACTTTCTGGGATAATGAGAATAATGAATCAGATACTAATATTAATGAAATTAAAGAAGAAGATTTGAAAGAAAAATAA
- a CDS encoding TrmH family RNA methyltransferase — protein sequence MDNDVLKRIEVLSEFITDKKKARIEEVLSCRTNYLTFVLEDIFQPQNASATIRTGEILGLSDVHIISKRNKCTLNPDVTLGSSQWINLNRYNNTKFALDRLKSDGYSIVATSLDEQSINLEDFPISNKMAVFFGTELTGLSAEAFEAADLYLKIPMHGFTQSYNISVAVAIVMYSLSIRLRKSSINYLLDEVEKSNLRLKYYRQVVKNYQFIENLINS from the coding sequence ATGGATAATGATGTATTAAAAAGAATAGAAGTTTTGTCTGAATTTATTACAGATAAAAAAAAAGCTAGAATTGAGGAAGTATTAAGTTGTCGCACTAATTATTTAACATTTGTGCTTGAAGATATTTTTCAGCCCCAAAATGCAAGTGCTACTATTAGAACAGGTGAAATTTTAGGACTTAGTGATGTTCATATTATTAGTAAAAGGAATAAGTGTACTTTAAATCCAGATGTTACTTTAGGATCTTCTCAGTGGATAAATTTAAATAGGTATAACAATACTAAGTTTGCACTTGATAGGTTAAAGTCTGATGGATATAGCATAGTAGCCACATCTTTGGATGAACAATCAATAAATCTTGAAGATTTTCCAATTAGCAATAAAATGGCAGTATTTTTTGGGACAGAGTTAACAGGGCTTAGCGCAGAAGCTTTTGAAGCTGCCGATTTATATTTAAAAATACCTATGCATGGATTTACTCAAAGCTATAATATTTCTGTAGCTGTTGCAATAGTTATGTATTCTTTATCGATTCGTTTAAGAAAAAGTAGCATTAATTATTTGTTAGATGAAGTTGAGAAATCAAATTTGAGATTAAAATACTATAGACAAGTTGTTAAAAATTATCAATTTATTGAAAATCTTATTAATTCTTAA
- the ybeY gene encoding rRNA maturation RNase YbeY yields the protein MSKSDLNLLVENIKFEHLSVFHDFILSVLNTLSIVDFELSVILCDNVYIQKLNNKFRNKNEPTDVLSFNYNEPNEDLVDGINYKIQGDIIISFEYLKFSAQEFNVEIYEELQRVTIHGILHLMGHNHETNDFQKEGMLILQENVLRKNKRIF from the coding sequence TTGTCGAAATCTGATTTGAATTTATTGGTAGAAAATATTAAATTTGAACATCTTAGTGTTTTTCATGATTTTATTTTATCTGTTTTAAATACTCTTTCTATTGTTGATTTTGAACTTTCGGTGATTCTTTGTGATAATGTTTATATACAAAAATTGAACAATAAATTTAGAAACAAGAACGAGCCAACCGATGTTCTTTCTTTTAATTATAATGAACCTAACGAAGATTTGGTTGATGGTATAAATTATAAAATACAAGGAGATATTATAATATCTTTTGAATATTTAAAATTTAGTGCTCAAGAGTTTAATGTTGAAATTTATGAAGAACTTCAACGTGTCACTATTCATGGGATTTTACATTTAATGGGACATAATCATGAAACTAATGATTTTCAAAAGGAAGGTATGTTGATTCTTCAAGAAAATGTCTTAAGAAAAAATAAAAGGATATTTTAG
- a CDS encoding queuosine precursor transporter → MFNEFLWFAMLITTYSFLIIIAVFFKKNGLFAWVAVAIIIANIQVLKQITIFGINATLGNIIYASSYIATDIISEFYGKKTSKKAVYIGFISFIVFAVLTNTQIHFMSNRTQENFKSLENIFSSIPALLLASLVAYLVSQLNDVYLYQFIKKKFPRFLFFRTNGSTLISGLIDTLIFVSIATYFKVFPKQAFLDIVISTYLIKGFAGILGTPFIYFAKYIKLQK, encoded by the coding sequence ATGTTTAATGAGTTTTTATGGTTTGCTATGCTAATTACTACTTATTCATTTTTAATTATTATAGCCGTTTTTTTTAAAAAAAATGGATTATTCGCTTGGGTTGCAGTAGCGATTATTATAGCAAACATTCAAGTTTTAAAACAAATTACAATATTTGGAATTAATGCTACACTAGGCAATATTATTTATGCATCGTCATACATTGCAACAGATATTATCTCAGAATTTTATGGAAAAAAAACTTCAAAAAAAGCCGTTTATATTGGGTTTATCAGCTTCATTGTCTTTGCAGTATTAACAAATACCCAAATTCACTTTATGTCAAATAGAACTCAAGAAAATTTTAAAAGCTTAGAAAACATTTTCTCCTCAATACCAGCTTTACTATTAGCCTCTCTTGTCGCATACCTAGTATCCCAGTTAAACGATGTATACCTATATCAATTTATTAAAAAAAAATTTCCTAGGTTTTTATTTTTCAGAACCAATGGATCAACATTGATAAGTGGCTTAATAGATACACTAATTTTTGTAAGTATAGCAACCTATTTTAAAGTATTCCCAAAGCAAGCTTTCCTGGATATAGTAATTTCCACATACCTAATTAAAGGTTTTGCGGGAATTTTGGGAACACCTTTTATATATTTTGCAAAATATATAAAACTTCAAAAATAA
- a CDS encoding phosphoglycerate kinase: protein MSIKTVKDFNSFAGKRALVRCDFNVPLKEGNISDDTRIKAALPTIEYLKEKGARIVLISHLGRPEGKKNLKYSLKPVANKLSELLGQDVKMLSDCIGSEIVNNTLQMKDGDVVLLENVRFYAEEEKNDKNFAKKLSENGDVFVNDAFGAAHRAHASTVGVSDYLPSVGGFLMEKEDKFLGEVLKNPERPFISIIGGSKVSSKIAVLESLLSKSNVVVIGGGMAYTFLHSKGYSIGKSLLESEYIDVASSFLKKAKELDVKVILPLDHIVADDFNKNSTPEYIDSFDIPENKIGMDVGGNTLKEIEKVIKTANTIIWNGPLGVFEFDSFSKGTAMVAEMVASCSGLTIVGGGDSVAAVNKFNLSDKITHVSTGGGASLEYLEGKILPGIKALEK, encoded by the coding sequence ATGTCAATAAAAACAGTAAAAGACTTTAATAGCTTTGCAGGTAAGCGAGCTTTAGTAAGATGTGATTTTAATGTTCCCCTAAAAGAGGGGAACATTAGCGATGATACTAGAATTAAGGCTGCGTTGCCCACAATAGAATACCTGAAAGAAAAAGGGGCTAGAATTGTACTTATAAGTCATTTGGGTAGACCAGAGGGCAAAAAAAATCTTAAATATTCTCTTAAACCTGTTGCCAATAAATTGTCAGAGCTTTTAGGCCAGGATGTCAAGATGCTTTCTGATTGCATTGGAAGCGAAATTGTAAATAATACTTTACAAATGAAAGATGGCGATGTTGTATTGCTTGAAAATGTAAGGTTTTATGCAGAAGAAGAGAAAAACGATAAAAATTTTGCAAAAAAACTTTCTGAGAATGGAGATGTTTTTGTAAATGATGCCTTTGGCGCAGCTCATAGAGCTCATGCTTCAACGGTAGGGGTTTCTGATTATTTACCATCTGTTGGTGGATTTTTAATGGAGAAAGAAGACAAATTTCTTGGAGAAGTATTAAAAAATCCCGAAAGGCCATTTATTTCGATTATTGGTGGGTCTAAGGTTTCTTCAAAGATTGCAGTACTGGAATCACTTTTATCAAAGTCAAATGTAGTTGTGATTGGTGGTGGAATGGCCTATACTTTTTTACATTCCAAAGGATATTCTATAGGCAAATCTCTTTTAGAGAGCGAATATATTGATGTAGCTTCTTCTTTTTTAAAGAAAGCAAAAGAGTTGGATGTTAAAGTAATTTTACCGCTTGATCACATTGTAGCAGACGATTTTAATAAAAATTCTACTCCTGAGTATATTGATTCCTTTGATATTCCTGAGAATAAGATTGGCATGGATGTTGGAGGCAATACTTTAAAAGAAATCGAAAAGGTTATAAAAACTGCTAATACTATAATTTGGAATGGCCCTCTTGGTGTATTTGAATTTGATTCATTTTCAAAAGGAACTGCAATGGTTGCCGAAATGGTAGCATCTTGCTCAGGTTTGACCATTGTTGGTGGTGGAGATTCTGTTGCAGCTGTTAATAAATTTAATTTATCTGATAAGATCACTCATGTTTCAACAGGTGGCGGTGCATCACTTGAATATCTTGAAGGAAAGATTTTACCAGGTATTAAGGCTTTGGAGAAGTAA
- the trxA gene encoding thioredoxin, which produces MAISLTKEDFVAKVFDYKNNKEWSFRGKRPAIIDFYADWCGPCKMLSPIFEKLSKKYENRIDFYKVDTDKEQDVASVFGIKSLPTILFIPVDGKPKVSVGFLQEDAFENIIKDFFGF; this is translated from the coding sequence ATGGCTATTTCTTTAACCAAAGAAGATTTTGTTGCTAAAGTTTTTGATTATAAGAATAATAAAGAGTGGAGTTTTAGAGGCAAGAGGCCTGCAATAATTGATTTTTATGCTGATTGGTGTGGTCCATGTAAAATGCTTTCTCCGATTTTTGAAAAACTTTCAAAAAAGTATGAGAATAGAATTGATTTTTACAAAGTAGATACAGATAAAGAGCAAGATGTTGCTTCTGTGTTTGGAATTAAAAGTCTTCCAACTATTCTTTTTATTCCTGTTGATGGCAAACCAAAGGTTTCTGTTGGCTTTTTACAAGAAGATGCTTTTGAAAATATAATTAAGGATTTTTTTGGTTTTTAG